From a single Planctellipticum variicoloris genomic region:
- a CDS encoding DUF4058 family protein: MPLHDWNRMSDGQFHHFHNAWIYQLAEALNAGLLASEFLAAGEPAAIAHEVASDSQASETMRYERKRDRLTIRHVSGNRVVAVVEIVSPGNKSSRARWEAFLGKAVDFLEAGVHLLLIDLFPPGRFDPEGLHAALWDRLTGTPTTPLPADQRQFAAYAAGETVEAFIEPRGVGSPLPSAPLFLAPGWYILLPLEETYMATWQAYPEPWRKLL; the protein is encoded by the coding sequence ATGCCCCTGCACGACTGGAATCGGATGTCCGACGGGCAGTTTCATCACTTCCACAATGCCTGGATCTACCAGCTTGCAGAAGCCTTGAACGCAGGGCTGCTCGCGTCTGAGTTTCTGGCGGCCGGCGAACCAGCGGCCATCGCTCACGAAGTGGCATCGGACTCACAAGCCTCTGAAACCATGCGCTACGAACGCAAGCGCGACCGGCTGACGATCCGGCATGTTTCCGGGAACCGGGTCGTCGCCGTCGTGGAGATCGTTTCGCCCGGCAACAAGTCGAGCCGGGCGCGGTGGGAGGCGTTTCTGGGCAAGGCGGTCGACTTTCTGGAAGCCGGCGTCCATCTGCTGCTGATCGACTTGTTTCCGCCAGGGAGGTTCGATCCCGAGGGATTGCATGCGGCGCTGTGGGACCGGCTGACGGGGACTCCCACGACACCCCTGCCGGCGGACCAGCGGCAGTTCGCCGCTTACGCCGCGGGTGAAACGGTCGAGGCCTTCATCGAGCCGCGCGGCGTCGGGTCGCCGCTGCCGTCCGCCCCGCTGTTCCTCGCCCCCGGCTGGTACATTTTGCTGCCGCTGGAAGAGACCTACATGGCGACCTGGCAGGCGTACCCGGAACCGTGGCGGAAGCTCTTGTAG
- a CDS encoding DUF1549 and DUF1553 domain-containing protein — MPSLRTMLWLIVVGLTAVEARAQSSDRPESVGQPVQLQLEPGRFPLVGKRAQQQLVLTGKYAGEELRDLTGVAKFESSDPNVVRIDGMIVRPVGDGAAKITAVVGPLTAVVEVQVSKMGDPAPISFKNETQMALTKSSCNMGACHGSPSGKGGFRLSLRAYDPDLDIMTLRSEFFGRRVNPMNPSESLLLKKPLMEVSHAGGKRIKKGDAAYQVLENWIAEGLRVDSPTEPDLVKLEPIPAVRILKAPADRQQIAVMGHFSDGSVRDLTALTDFTSSAEAVASVNADGLATKMGRGEAVILMRYLDKTAVTPVTFLEDVPGFAWTNPPEHNFVDALVFQKQLQMQILPSELCTDDEFLRRSYLDLTGRLPTLTETQTFLADVSPSKRSALIDQLLDSEDFASYWSLKWADVLRSNSKKLKVAGVHKFKRWIYESVRDDKPFDQFAKELLTAQGSVFENPAANYWRASRDPQDAVETTSQLFLGVRIQCAKCHNHPFERWTQDNYYGIAAAFTRVGRKNTADPEDEVIFVQNAGEVTQPRTGKQMKVHLLLQGDVDVAADQDRRVVFAEWLTKPDNPFFARSLVNRMWGHLMGRGLVEPVDDFRDSNPASNGPLLEELARQFAANHFSQKWAIRTIMNSRTYQLSSRKNDFNKQDELYNSHATTRLLTAEQLLDAICEVTDIPEQFPGMPVGTRASELADPPTDNYFLKVFGQPQREMACQCERSTDSNLSQALQMINGPVVHNKLRADNGRIAKMIGEQKSDDDIITTLYLAALSRPPVAEELTAAKQHIAGSTDRRQALEDVGWAVLNSKEFLFQH; from the coding sequence ATGCCCAGCCTTCGCACGATGTTGTGGCTGATCGTCGTCGGACTGACGGCTGTTGAGGCCCGCGCCCAGAGCAGCGATCGTCCCGAATCGGTCGGGCAGCCAGTGCAGCTCCAGCTCGAACCGGGTCGTTTCCCGCTGGTCGGCAAGCGGGCGCAGCAGCAGTTGGTGCTGACCGGCAAGTACGCCGGAGAGGAACTGCGCGACCTGACCGGCGTGGCGAAATTCGAATCCTCCGACCCCAACGTCGTCCGGATCGACGGGATGATCGTCCGCCCCGTCGGGGATGGAGCAGCGAAGATCACCGCCGTCGTCGGACCGCTGACCGCGGTCGTCGAGGTCCAGGTCTCGAAGATGGGGGATCCGGCGCCGATCAGTTTTAAGAACGAAACCCAGATGGCGCTGACCAAGTCGAGCTGCAATATGGGGGCCTGCCACGGCTCTCCATCGGGTAAAGGGGGCTTCCGCCTGTCGCTCCGGGCCTACGATCCCGACCTCGACATCATGACCCTCCGCAGCGAGTTCTTCGGCCGTCGGGTCAACCCGATGAATCCCTCGGAAAGCCTGCTGCTTAAGAAGCCGCTGATGGAAGTCTCCCACGCCGGCGGCAAACGGATCAAGAAGGGCGATGCGGCCTACCAGGTCCTGGAAAACTGGATCGCCGAAGGACTCCGCGTCGACTCGCCGACCGAACCGGATCTGGTGAAGCTCGAGCCGATTCCCGCCGTGCGAATTCTCAAGGCTCCCGCGGACCGGCAGCAGATCGCCGTGATGGGGCACTTCAGCGACGGCTCGGTCCGCGACCTGACCGCCCTGACGGACTTCACGTCGTCGGCGGAAGCCGTCGCCTCGGTCAACGCCGACGGCCTGGCGACAAAGATGGGTCGGGGCGAGGCCGTGATCCTGATGCGGTATCTCGATAAGACCGCCGTCACGCCGGTGACCTTCCTCGAAGACGTGCCGGGATTCGCCTGGACCAATCCCCCGGAGCACAACTTCGTCGACGCGCTGGTGTTCCAGAAGCAACTCCAGATGCAGATCCTGCCCTCGGAGCTGTGCACCGACGACGAGTTCCTCCGGCGCTCGTACCTGGACCTGACCGGCCGGCTGCCGACCCTGACCGAGACGCAGACCTTCCTGGCGGACGTCAGCCCGAGCAAGCGGTCGGCCCTGATCGATCAGTTGCTCGACAGCGAGGACTTCGCCTCGTACTGGTCGCTGAAGTGGGCCGACGTGCTCCGGTCGAACAGCAAGAAGCTGAAGGTCGCCGGCGTCCACAAGTTCAAGCGGTGGATCTACGAGTCCGTCCGCGACGATAAGCCGTTCGATCAATTCGCGAAAGAACTGCTGACCGCCCAGGGGAGCGTCTTCGAGAACCCCGCCGCCAACTACTGGCGCGCCAGTCGCGACCCGCAGGACGCGGTCGAAACGACGTCGCAGCTCTTCCTCGGAGTCCGCATCCAGTGCGCGAAGTGCCACAACCACCCGTTTGAACGCTGGACCCAGGATAACTACTACGGCATCGCCGCGGCCTTCACCCGCGTCGGCCGGAAGAACACTGCCGATCCCGAGGACGAGGTGATCTTCGTGCAGAATGCCGGAGAAGTGACCCAGCCCCGGACCGGTAAGCAGATGAAGGTCCATCTGCTGCTGCAGGGGGACGTCGACGTCGCCGCCGATCAGGACCGCCGCGTCGTGTTCGCCGAATGGCTGACGAAGCCGGACAATCCGTTCTTCGCCCGCTCGCTGGTGAACCGCATGTGGGGCCATCTGATGGGACGCGGGCTGGTGGAGCCGGTGGATGATTTCCGCGACTCGAACCCGGCCTCAAACGGTCCGCTTCTGGAGGAGCTCGCCCGCCAGTTCGCCGCCAATCACTTCAGCCAGAAGTGGGCGATCCGGACGATCATGAACAGCCGGACCTACCAGCTCAGCTCGCGGAAGAACGACTTCAACAAGCAGGACGAGCTGTATAACTCGCACGCCACAACCCGCCTGCTGACCGCCGAGCAGTTGCTCGACGCGATCTGCGAAGTGACCGACATTCCCGAGCAGTTCCCCGGCATGCCGGTGGGAACGCGGGCGTCCGAGCTGGCCGACCCGCCGACGGACAACTACTTCCTGAAGGTCTTCGGCCAGCCCCAGCGCGAAATGGCCTGCCAGTGCGAGCGGTCGACCGATTCGAATCTGTCGCAGGCGCTGCAGATGATCAACGGACCGGTCGTCCACAACAAGCTGCGGGCCGACAACGGCCGGATCGCGAAGATGATCGGCGAGCAGAAGTCGGACGACGACATCATCACGACGCTGTATCTGGCGGCCCTGAGCCGTCCCCCCGTCGCGGAAGAGCTGACCGCCGCGAAACAGCACATCGCCGGCTCGACAGATCGTCGGCAGGCCCTGGAAGACGTCGGCTGGGCCGTGCTGAACTCGAAGGAGTTCCTGTTCCAGCACTGA
- a CDS encoding SMI1/KNR4 family protein codes for MAKSVEDLRAKLFSAKDGGVAHSIISKLSKAAESGDDQAKKMLADYALEGPVEHMRETACSTLARAVSEADSDLSQVFQRGLTDPRIRYWSILGFIKTSGRGAYEELARLAADATFSLADRGKAIKCLATHSNQAFDRNLPTDPGFWKEQDLRIAEIAVWAKGGFPEGQGYSEPVRHPALDKPTTPFEKVVSRFDKKLAEQRKQHQDPANPTAWLSPAAPEDIQRITARWTLPDIYLDFLTRFSPINVTISNRTFYNHLQLFGASELIEAQQGYSFNPVEQQPIEDWPPHLLVIASHSGDPFVLDLSKSDGNDAPVDTAEHGTGSWNFGRDADSFSEFLKGLAK; via the coding sequence GTGGCCAAGAGCGTTGAAGATCTCAGAGCAAAGCTGTTTTCCGCCAAGGACGGCGGAGTGGCCCATTCAATCATCAGCAAGCTTTCCAAGGCGGCCGAGAGTGGCGACGATCAGGCGAAGAAAATGCTGGCCGACTATGCTCTGGAGGGGCCGGTCGAACACATGCGCGAAACTGCCTGCTCGACGCTGGCTCGTGCCGTCAGCGAAGCGGACAGCGACCTTTCCCAGGTCTTTCAGCGGGGCCTGACCGATCCACGCATTCGCTACTGGAGTATCCTGGGCTTCATCAAGACGTCAGGTCGGGGGGCTTACGAGGAACTGGCCAGGCTGGCTGCCGATGCAACGTTTTCTCTGGCAGATCGCGGTAAGGCGATCAAATGCCTTGCAACGCACAGCAATCAGGCCTTCGATCGGAACCTGCCCACGGATCCAGGATTTTGGAAGGAGCAAGATCTGCGAATCGCCGAGATCGCCGTCTGGGCGAAAGGCGGATTTCCCGAGGGCCAGGGTTATTCCGAGCCAGTTCGACATCCCGCGCTCGACAAACCGACGACCCCCTTTGAAAAGGTCGTGAGCCGCTTCGACAAGAAGCTGGCCGAACAGCGGAAGCAGCATCAAGACCCGGCGAATCCGACGGCATGGCTATCGCCCGCAGCGCCGGAAGATATCCAACGCATCACGGCCCGCTGGACCTTGCCCGACATCTATCTCGACTTCTTGACGAGGTTCTCGCCGATCAATGTGACAATCTCCAATCGTACGTTTTACAATCACTTGCAGTTGTTCGGTGCGAGCGAACTCATCGAGGCACAGCAGGGGTACTCCTTCAACCCCGTCGAGCAGCAACCGATTGAAGATTGGCCTCCGCACCTCCTGGTCATCGCCAGCCACAGCGGCGACCCGTTCGTGCTCGACCTGTCGAAGTCCGACGGCAACGACGCTCCCGTCGACACCGCCGAGCATGGCACGGGCTCCTGGAACTTCGGCCGAGATGCCGATTCGTTCAGCGAGTTTTTGAAAGGACTTGCGAAGTAA
- a CDS encoding serine/threonine-protein kinase, whose amino-acid sequence MADPKPGAGRKTSVPNVTLPGNGDNAPSLDLTDRQLGEFRMLRRLGKGGMAEVYLAEQTSLRRQVAVKVLRPEFLTDESYVKRFRQEAAAAGGLSHPNIVQVYMIGQTDGIEYIAQEYVQGRNLRDFMKKKGPLEVPLTLHILKQVAAALQVAGQAGIVHRDIKPENIMLTRKGEAKVADFGLAQLTLQGERVALTQAGITMGTPLYMSPEQVAGKPVDHRSDLYSYGVMAYHMLSGRPPFTGETALSIAVQHMNETPAPLAELRPDLPASLCDLVRRLMAKKKDDRPVDAQAVLNELKKITRQVLGKDADGEPTITFSSSGPSRRTPVYRRPLKRQIGWIALACFLTASASAGAGWLMRTPDPLATPPVERPTASSVPQYDGIQQQVFEAMSRGDDRDAWLAVKNHKDAANHAATLDLARLRLAIIDLRNDRIPEAEQVFQEFVNDIGTNRTWMIAHGYAGLAYVEFQKKNQREAERLYEKARASGQSLNGEMANLMRDIQRGRRGD is encoded by the coding sequence ATGGCGGATCCGAAACCCGGCGCCGGTCGTAAGACCTCCGTGCCCAACGTCACCCTCCCGGGCAACGGCGACAACGCCCCCTCGCTCGACCTCACCGACCGCCAGCTCGGCGAGTTCCGCATGCTCCGCCGACTCGGCAAAGGAGGCATGGCCGAGGTCTACCTCGCCGAGCAGACCTCCCTCCGTCGGCAGGTGGCGGTCAAAGTGCTCCGCCCCGAGTTTCTGACCGACGAAAGCTACGTCAAACGCTTCCGCCAGGAGGCCGCCGCCGCCGGCGGACTCAGCCATCCCAACATCGTCCAGGTCTACATGATCGGCCAGACGGACGGCATCGAATACATCGCCCAGGAATACGTCCAGGGCCGCAACCTCCGCGACTTCATGAAGAAGAAAGGCCCCCTCGAAGTCCCCCTCACGCTGCACATCCTCAAGCAGGTCGCCGCCGCTCTGCAGGTCGCCGGCCAGGCCGGCATCGTCCACCGCGACATCAAACCTGAAAACATCATGCTCACCCGCAAAGGGGAAGCCAAAGTCGCCGACTTCGGCCTGGCGCAATTGACGCTGCAGGGCGAACGGGTCGCCCTGACCCAGGCCGGCATCACGATGGGCACCCCCCTCTACATGAGCCCCGAGCAGGTCGCCGGCAAACCCGTCGATCACCGCAGCGATCTCTATTCCTACGGCGTGATGGCCTATCACATGCTCTCCGGCCGCCCCCCCTTCACGGGCGAGACCGCGCTCTCCATCGCCGTCCAGCACATGAACGAGACCCCCGCGCCGCTCGCCGAGCTCCGCCCCGACCTCCCGGCGTCGCTGTGCGATCTCGTCCGCCGGCTGATGGCGAAAAAGAAGGACGACCGCCCCGTCGACGCCCAGGCGGTGCTCAACGAGCTCAAGAAGATCACGCGCCAGGTCCTCGGCAAGGACGCCGACGGCGAACCCACGATCACATTCTCCAGCAGCGGGCCGTCGCGCAGGACTCCCGTCTACCGCCGGCCCCTCAAGCGGCAGATCGGCTGGATTGCACTCGCCTGCTTCCTGACGGCCAGCGCCTCCGCCGGCGCAGGCTGGCTGATGCGAACCCCCGATCCGCTCGCCACCCCTCCTGTCGAGCGCCCGACCGCATCGAGCGTGCCGCAGTACGACGGCATTCAGCAGCAGGTTTTCGAGGCCATGTCCCGCGGCGACGACCGCGACGCCTGGCTTGCCGTCAAGAACCACAAGGACGCCGCCAACCACGCCGCCACCCTCGACCTCGCCCGCCTGCGACTGGCCATCATCGACCTGCGGAACGACCGCATTCCCGAAGCCGAACAGGTCTTTCAGGAATTCGTCAACGACATCGGCACCAACCGCACGTGGATGATCGCCCACGGCTACGCCGGGCTGGCCTATGTCGAGTTTCAGAAGAAAAATCAGCGCGAAGCCGAACGGCTCTACGAAAAGGCTCGCGCCTCCGGCCAGTCGCTGAACGGCGAGATGGCGAACCTGATGCGCGACATCCAGCGCGGCCGTCGGGGAGACTGA
- a CDS encoding PPC domain-containing protein, whose product MALTTPRTQIVAILLTGCLTSASAQEPTISGMVPGALKPGGPQAVVFTGGNLQGARGLWTSVPVEATLAADVPENGKAADKVTLTVNVPAETPVGVHALRVVTDHGTSLVRLCVIDDLPSVAQAGAPTAMAMAQPIPVPCAVDGAVANLTTQFYKFTAAAGQTLSFEVLAHRIGSALDPTIRILDGRGRELAFNDDAPGIYGDSRLTYTFRDAGEYTVELRDVRYQGGAFRLRIGDFPCVSTPYPLAVQAGTQASIQFAGSSIEGLPPVTVAAPTEPFVTAIPVSVRRPGGQSSGFASLTVAAQPQFLEQEPNNAPEEANRLSGGQDINGRFETAGDVDRFVFAAKKDQTLVFSGIARQVGSPADLVMKVVNAQGGQVAAVEDTGTGEGILTAKFPADGDYALVVEELSRRGGPDLAWRVAVADAATPFTLAASSDTLNIPAGGTAAVTVTATRPGFAGPIELSLPGLPAGLTASRTVLGPGRTVAVMTVTAAADAPVGSLQAVKLLGTAKIGDRDVQMASDVATPIKARNATLRYLPESIETATAAAIAPPAQLALAMDKTDVVFGPHLTATVKVTATRGMGLDEAVTLAVTPDKEGVPANITVAVKPVEKGKNEVEIAITGTDKAPLGEFTVALQGTLKQDKTTVIQPAPALRLILQPVIQAALDPAGGKLARNGKHTVKVNVTRNPAFSGPVTVTLQNLPKGVTAAPATIPPEASTADIELTAAEDAAVGAVANLSAKVEVMAGAAKVEAVSGNVGLTVE is encoded by the coding sequence ATGGCCCTGACCACTCCCCGCACCCAGATTGTCGCAATTCTGCTGACTGGCTGTTTGACGTCAGCCTCGGCCCAGGAGCCGACCATCAGCGGTATGGTTCCGGGAGCCTTGAAGCCGGGCGGACCGCAAGCGGTGGTCTTCACGGGGGGCAATCTGCAGGGCGCCCGCGGGCTCTGGACCAGCGTCCCCGTCGAAGCGACGCTCGCGGCCGATGTGCCGGAGAACGGCAAAGCGGCCGACAAGGTGACGCTGACGGTCAACGTGCCGGCCGAGACGCCCGTGGGCGTGCATGCGCTGCGCGTGGTCACCGATCATGGTACGTCGCTGGTGCGGCTGTGCGTAATTGACGATTTGCCGTCCGTGGCGCAGGCGGGCGCGCCGACTGCGATGGCGATGGCCCAGCCGATTCCCGTCCCCTGCGCGGTCGATGGCGCGGTCGCGAATCTCACGACTCAGTTCTACAAGTTCACCGCCGCCGCCGGTCAGACCCTGTCCTTCGAAGTCCTTGCGCATCGGATCGGTTCGGCCCTCGATCCCACGATTCGCATTCTCGATGGCCGCGGACGCGAGCTGGCGTTCAACGACGATGCACCGGGGATCTATGGCGACAGCCGGCTGACCTATACGTTCCGCGACGCGGGAGAGTACACCGTCGAGCTGCGTGACGTCCGTTACCAGGGGGGCGCATTCCGTCTGCGAATTGGAGATTTCCCCTGTGTGTCGACTCCCTATCCGCTCGCGGTGCAGGCGGGGACGCAGGCTTCGATTCAGTTCGCAGGGAGCTCAATTGAGGGCCTGCCGCCGGTGACGGTGGCCGCTCCGACCGAGCCGTTCGTGACCGCAATTCCCGTCAGCGTGCGCCGGCCGGGCGGACAGAGCAGCGGATTCGCGTCGCTGACGGTCGCGGCTCAGCCGCAATTCCTGGAGCAGGAGCCGAACAACGCCCCCGAGGAAGCCAACCGGCTGTCGGGGGGGCAGGACATCAACGGTCGATTCGAGACGGCCGGCGACGTCGACCGTTTCGTCTTCGCCGCCAAAAAGGATCAGACGCTCGTCTTCAGCGGCATCGCTCGACAGGTCGGCTCCCCGGCGGATCTGGTGATGAAAGTCGTCAATGCCCAGGGAGGTCAGGTCGCCGCCGTCGAAGACACCGGCACCGGCGAAGGGATTCTGACCGCGAAGTTCCCCGCCGACGGCGACTACGCGCTGGTCGTGGAAGAGTTGAGCCGGCGCGGCGGCCCCGATCTCGCCTGGCGGGTGGCCGTCGCCGATGCCGCGACGCCGTTCACCCTGGCGGCGTCGAGCGATACATTGAACATTCCCGCGGGAGGAACCGCGGCCGTCACGGTCACCGCGACCCGGCCCGGCTTCGCCGGACCGATTGAGTTGAGCCTGCCCGGATTGCCGGCAGGGCTGACCGCCAGCCGGACGGTCCTCGGACCGGGCCGCACTGTGGCGGTGATGACGGTCACCGCAGCCGCCGATGCCCCGGTCGGAAGCCTGCAGGCAGTCAAGCTGCTGGGCACGGCGAAGATCGGCGACCGTGACGTTCAGATGGCATCCGATGTCGCCACGCCGATCAAAGCCCGCAACGCCACGCTGCGTTATCTGCCGGAATCGATCGAAACGGCGACGGCCGCCGCCATTGCGCCGCCGGCGCAGCTCGCGCTGGCCATGGACAAGACAGACGTGGTCTTCGGACCGCACCTGACGGCGACGGTCAAAGTGACGGCGACGCGCGGCATGGGCCTCGACGAAGCGGTGACCCTGGCCGTGACGCCCGATAAGGAAGGCGTGCCGGCCAACATCACGGTGGCGGTGAAGCCGGTCGAGAAGGGCAAGAACGAAGTTGAGATTGCGATCACGGGGACCGATAAGGCCCCGCTGGGCGAGTTTACGGTGGCCCTGCAGGGAACGCTGAAGCAGGACAAGACCACCGTGATCCAGCCCGCCCCGGCGCTGCGGCTGATCCTGCAGCCGGTCATTCAGGCGGCTCTCGATCCCGCCGGCGGCAAGCTGGCCCGCAATGGCAAGCACACGGTGAAAGTGAATGTGACACGCAACCCCGCGTTTTCCGGTCCGGTCACGGTCACGCTGCAGAACCTCCCCAAGGGGGTCACTGCCGCGCCCGCGACGATTCCCCCCGAGGCCTCGACGGCGGACATCGAGCTGACCGCCGCGGAAGACGCAGCCGTCGGCGCCGTCGCCAACCTGTCGGCCAAGGTGGAAGTCATGGCGGGAGCCGCCAAGGTGGAAGCGGTCTCGGGGAACGTGGGACTGACGGTGGAATAG
- a CDS encoding ATP-binding protein produces MDLFVRSLPATRKAERRALILRELELRSDRAAVLELLSGIADLGRKWERLLINVLLESVNAQPESLQSVLCREFLDSSRGVSLVIHGKETGADLRDMVSLLGRLERISRHSRPRPILNIQFDTQDAYVYGLCAIAAWTSAHSADITFKSEFPRVKYFLERAGVIEGIRDPSSEPVRFDTETILGFTRIDAGKRFETDAHAGRLVRLFRHNMDLSEQTAQALSISFAELIENAIKHGEISSPAWLFANYHPQPQKMHICICDRGIGVKQTFEKSSNPRLRELAGDGLRWIREAAEPLVTSKSEGHAGYGLYLARELCRRNGGLFAIISGNAGYSVHPRSPDAEYSDVEELASLETPWRGTLVALQFRLDRPLKLGPIYSSLPSPDDDESFENVSLFDD; encoded by the coding sequence GTGGACTTGTTTGTCCGCAGTTTGCCGGCAACTCGAAAAGCTGAACGACGTGCATTGATTCTACGAGAACTTGAATTACGGTCAGACCGGGCGGCCGTCCTCGAACTGCTGAGCGGAATCGCCGACTTGGGTCGAAAGTGGGAAAGACTGCTGATCAACGTGCTTCTCGAATCCGTCAACGCACAGCCGGAGTCGCTGCAGTCAGTTCTTTGTCGCGAGTTTCTCGACTCCTCAAGAGGAGTCTCGCTGGTCATTCACGGGAAGGAAACGGGCGCTGATCTTCGCGACATGGTCAGTTTACTGGGACGGCTCGAACGCATTTCTCGCCATTCAAGACCGAGACCGATCTTGAATATTCAATTCGATACGCAAGACGCGTACGTCTATGGCCTTTGCGCCATCGCGGCGTGGACATCCGCTCATTCTGCCGACATCACGTTCAAGAGCGAATTTCCGCGAGTTAAATACTTCCTGGAACGGGCTGGCGTCATCGAGGGAATCCGTGATCCTTCATCTGAACCCGTTCGATTCGATACTGAAACAATCCTGGGGTTCACTCGGATTGATGCGGGCAAGCGGTTTGAGACCGACGCGCACGCTGGTCGCCTGGTTCGATTGTTTCGCCACAATATGGACTTAAGCGAGCAAACCGCTCAGGCTCTCTCCATCAGCTTTGCCGAATTGATTGAGAACGCGATCAAACACGGCGAGATTTCGTCCCCAGCGTGGCTTTTCGCCAATTACCATCCTCAGCCTCAGAAAATGCACATCTGCATTTGCGATCGTGGCATTGGCGTAAAACAGACTTTTGAGAAAAGTTCAAATCCTCGGCTCAGAGAGTTGGCCGGCGATGGCCTTCGCTGGATTCGAGAAGCTGCTGAACCGTTGGTGACGTCGAAATCCGAAGGCCATGCGGGGTACGGCCTCTATCTGGCGCGCGAGCTGTGTCGAAGGAACGGAGGGTTGTTCGCGATCATCAGTGGCAACGCCGGATACTCGGTCCATCCGAGATCGCCGGATGCGGAATACTCCGACGTTGAAGAACTGGCGTCGCTCGAAACCCCATGGCGCGGTACGTTGGTAGCGTTGCAGTTTCGCCTGGACAGGCCGCTAAAGCTTGGCCCGATCTACAGTTCATTGCCATCGCCAGATGACGATGAATCGTTCGAGAATGTGAGTCTGTTCGATGACTGA
- a CDS encoding STAS-like domain-containing protein: MTDPVFVLQSHAADFVSRDIGRLLREQLLQLEIAIPEDQRITIDASGVVIMTPSFVDEFFGRTAALLGLERFQSRFHIVGIDGENRTLVNNVVRNRLILHRRSGVGGSAVDVE; the protein is encoded by the coding sequence ATGACTGATCCCGTATTTGTGTTGCAGTCCCATGCCGCGGACTTCGTCAGCCGCGACATCGGGAGATTACTGCGGGAGCAACTGCTTCAACTGGAGATCGCGATCCCGGAGGATCAGCGAATCACAATTGACGCTTCGGGCGTGGTCATCATGACGCCAAGTTTCGTTGACGAGTTCTTCGGCCGAACAGCCGCACTTCTCGGTCTGGAACGGTTTCAAAGTCGATTTCACATCGTCGGCATTGACGGTGAAAATAGGACGCTGGTCAATAACGTCGTTCGAAATCGGCTGATCCTCCATCGCAGAAGCGGCGTCGGAGGATCAGCCGTTGATGTCGAATGA
- a CDS encoding MarR family winged helix-turn-helix transcriptional regulator: protein MAAGKLQQELKKRQPFASLAQEALLNLSRTTDRVQIQFDRLFRQHGLTPSQYNILRILRGEGKPLPILEIASRTVTVVPGITGLIDRLEQAGHVQRRRCTEDRRVVYVELQPSGLAALELLDPLVAGLEAELAQGLKADELQTLSRLLEKLRAGWPSDDSA, encoded by the coding sequence ATGGCCGCCGGGAAGTTGCAGCAGGAGCTGAAGAAGCGGCAGCCGTTTGCGTCGCTGGCGCAGGAGGCTCTGCTGAATCTGTCCCGCACCACCGACCGCGTGCAGATTCAATTCGACCGGCTGTTCCGGCAGCACGGGCTGACGCCGTCGCAGTACAACATTCTCCGCATCCTGCGGGGCGAAGGAAAACCGCTGCCGATCCTGGAGATCGCCTCCCGCACGGTCACCGTGGTCCCCGGGATTACCGGACTGATCGACCGGCTGGAACAGGCCGGGCATGTGCAACGCCGTCGCTGCACCGAGGACCGGCGGGTGGTCTACGTGGAACTGCAGCCGTCGGGCCTGGCGGCCCTGGAACTGCTCGATCCGCTGGTGGCCGGCCTCGAAGCCGAGCTGGCGCAGGGGTTGAAGGCCGACGAATTGCAGACACTCAGCCGTCTGCTGGAGAAGCTGCGGGCCGGCTGGCCCTCCGACGACTCGGCCTGA